The following nucleotide sequence is from Bacteroidales bacterium.
GCCGTATATGGATTTGTCAGGTTCGCCGATGAGATCGTCGATACCTTTCATAATCAGAATAGAAAAGAGCTGATCTCCAAATTCGAGGCAGAAACATTCGAAGCCATTAATAAAGGTTTCAGCAGCAATCCCATTCTGCATAGTTTTCAATGGGCAGTGAAAATGTATTCCATTGAAGATGACATGATCAAGGCATTTCTCCGGAGCATGAGGATGGATCTTTGCCCGAACAGTAAAAATTTCAGCCAGAACAAATACCATAATTACATTTACGGATCAGCTGAAGTGGTAGGATTGATGTGCCTGAAGGTTTTTACTCATCAGGAAAAAAACTATGATGAACTGGTGCATCCTGCTCGGAAGCTGGGAGAAGCTTTTCAAAAAGTAAATTTCCTGAGGGATATCAAATCCGATCTCGAAGAGCGTGACCGGTTTTATTTTCCCGGTGTTAATTTCGACCAATTTAATAATGCATCCAAAAAGCTTATCGAAAAAGAGATCCAGGCTGATTTCGACCAGGCACTTACCGGGATAAGAAAACTCAATAAAGATGCTAAGCTTGGGGTAT
It contains:
- a CDS encoding phytoene/squalene synthase family protein; the encoded protein is MDLYLDNALDCSEKTTKNYSTSFSLGVRLLGKPLRRPIYAVYGFVRFADEIVDTFHNQNRKELISKFEAETFEAINKGFSSNPILHSFQWAVKMYSIEDDMIKAFLRSMRMDLCPNSKNFSQNKYHNYIYGSAEVVGLMCLKVFTHQEKNYDELVHPARKLGEAFQKVNFLRDIKSDLEERDRFYFPGVNFDQFNNASKKLIEKEIQADFDQALTGIRKLNKDAKLGVYLAYIYYQKLFDKIKRTDASQILKKRYRISNSRKMVLLAECYLRVKLGKI